In a single window of the Actinomycetes bacterium genome:
- a CDS encoding GNAT family N-acetyltransferase yields the protein MPRPTRPVAAEPAFSVLPANSVGWDDLQTVFGMRGGPSRCWCQRYKLAPRESFGAVPAEDRAERLREQSGCGQPRARATSGLVAYLDGEPVGWCAVEPRTAYTGLARVHRVPWEGRDEDKADGRVWAVTCFVTRAGSRRRGVTRVLAAAAVEHARSRGARALEGYPITTTEVMLEELHVGTVGTFAAAGLQVVSRPTTRRVVMRIDL from the coding sequence ATGCCCCGACCCACCCGCCCGGTGGCCGCTGAGCCGGCCTTCTCCGTCCTTCCCGCGAACAGCGTCGGGTGGGACGACCTGCAGACCGTTTTCGGCATGCGGGGCGGGCCGTCCCGCTGCTGGTGCCAGCGCTACAAGCTCGCGCCGCGCGAGTCGTTCGGGGCCGTCCCGGCCGAGGACCGGGCCGAGCGGCTGCGCGAGCAGAGCGGCTGCGGGCAGCCCCGCGCCCGCGCGACGAGCGGCCTGGTCGCCTACCTGGACGGCGAGCCGGTGGGGTGGTGCGCGGTCGAGCCACGGACGGCGTACACCGGGTTGGCCCGCGTCCACCGGGTCCCCTGGGAGGGACGCGACGAGGACAAGGCCGACGGCCGCGTGTGGGCGGTGACCTGCTTCGTGACCCGCGCCGGCTCCCGCCGGCGCGGCGTCACCCGGGTTCTCGCGGCGGCGGCGGTCGAGCACGCCCGGTCGCGGGGTGCCCGTGCGCTCGAGGGCTACCCGATCACCACCACCGAGGTGATGCTGGAGGAGCTGCACGTCGGGACCGTGGGGACGTTCGCCGCAGCGGGGCTGCAGGTGGTCAGCCGGCCCACGACGCGACGGGTCGTCATGCGGATCGACCTGTGA
- a CDS encoding aldo/keto reductase translates to METRRLGRLGHQSSVLIFGAAALAEVPQEVADRAVQEALTAGINHFDVARSYGEAEVRLGRAFGSMRGGFADVFLATKTGERRAEDAWREVNESLERLGTERVDLLQLHAVGDVEDLDRVTGRGGALEAALRAQEQGLVGAVGITGHGHDAPATHLEALRRHPFATVLTPINPVLSDDPAYRSAFDALVEEVQRQDAGLMLIKTVARQNWPDASADHPFTTWYEPLADQASVTAAVSWALSLPVATGIATPGDVRLLPLVVEAERHRVDPGAATTVLAADPAYSSPFLDMPI, encoded by the coding sequence ATGGAGACCCGGCGACTCGGCCGGCTCGGCCACCAGAGCTCGGTCCTGATCTTCGGCGCCGCGGCCCTGGCGGAGGTGCCGCAGGAGGTCGCCGACCGGGCTGTGCAGGAGGCGCTGACGGCCGGCATCAACCACTTCGACGTGGCCCGCAGCTACGGCGAGGCGGAGGTGCGGCTCGGCCGGGCCTTCGGGTCCATGCGCGGCGGCTTCGCCGACGTCTTCCTCGCGACCAAGACCGGCGAGCGGCGGGCCGAGGACGCCTGGCGCGAGGTCAACGAGTCGCTCGAGCGGCTGGGCACCGAACGGGTCGACCTGCTGCAGCTGCACGCCGTCGGTGACGTCGAGGACCTGGACCGGGTGACCGGCCGGGGCGGCGCGCTCGAGGCGGCCCTGCGGGCCCAGGAGCAGGGCCTGGTCGGGGCCGTGGGCATCACCGGGCACGGCCACGATGCACCGGCGACACACCTCGAGGCGCTGCGCCGGCACCCCTTCGCGACCGTGCTCACGCCGATCAACCCGGTGCTGAGCGACGACCCGGCCTACCGCTCGGCCTTCGACGCCCTCGTCGAGGAGGTGCAGCGCCAGGACGCCGGCCTGATGCTGATCAAGACGGTCGCCCGGCAGAACTGGCCGGACGCGTCGGCCGACCACCCGTTCACGACGTGGTACGAGCCGCTCGCCGACCAGGCCTCGGTCACCGCCGCCGTCTCGTGGGCGCTGTCCCTGCCGGTCGCCACCGGCATCGCGACACCGGGTGACGTCCGTCTGCTGCCGCTGGTCGTCGAGGCGGAGCGGCACCGCGTGGACCCCGGCGCGGCCACCACGGTGCTGGCGGCCGACCCGGCCTACAGCTCGCCGTTCCTGGACATGCCGATCTGA
- a CDS encoding MFS transporter, whose product MSRPERLAGLGRGAARATRSGAMHTARRVRRATHAHGAGESGLGRLIELHGVNTAGDAMVAVALANTLFFSVPTGEARGRVALYLLITMAPFAVMAPVVGPLLDRFRHGRRYAIAATMLARGFATWVLAGAIAGNDLSLYPAAFACLVASKAYGVTRSATVPRLLPQGYTLVAANARISLAGILSGAVGAGLAGLLAIAGPAWPLRLSFVVFLVGMVLALRLPPKVDSTAGETPTTLSLDDTGPIIRKTSVGPAVVAALRANGGVRAFSGFLTMFLAFLLREHPVGDLDDTVAFGLVAGAAAVGSFTGTTIGSRLRTRAPELVIVVVLTILTVAAAAGALFYGVVSVVAVALAAGLAQSLGKLSLDAVVQRDVPEAVRTSAFARSETLLQLSWVVGGGVGIVLPLNGALGLGLAALGLVVMLVLTVRAVRALPPTRSTRSARTTGPAPS is encoded by the coding sequence GTGTCTCGTCCCGAGCGACTCGCTGGTCTCGGCCGCGGCGCGGCCCGAGCCACCCGCTCCGGGGCGATGCACACCGCCCGGCGGGTGCGGCGCGCGACGCACGCCCACGGGGCGGGCGAGTCGGGCCTCGGCCGGCTGATCGAGCTGCACGGGGTCAACACCGCCGGGGACGCCATGGTCGCGGTCGCGCTGGCCAACACCCTGTTCTTCTCGGTGCCGACCGGGGAGGCCCGCGGGCGGGTCGCGCTCTACCTGCTCATCACGATGGCGCCCTTCGCGGTGATGGCGCCCGTCGTCGGCCCCCTGCTCGACCGGTTCCGGCACGGCCGGCGCTACGCGATCGCCGCGACCATGCTGGCCCGGGGCTTCGCGACCTGGGTGCTCGCCGGCGCGATCGCCGGCAACGACCTGTCGCTCTACCCCGCGGCGTTCGCCTGCCTGGTGGCGTCGAAGGCGTACGGCGTCACGCGCTCGGCCACGGTCCCGCGGCTGCTGCCCCAGGGCTACACCCTGGTCGCGGCCAACGCGCGGATCTCGCTGGCCGGCATCCTCTCCGGCGCCGTCGGTGCCGGCCTGGCCGGGCTGCTCGCCATAGCCGGTCCCGCGTGGCCGCTGCGGCTGTCCTTCGTGGTGTTCCTGGTCGGCATGGTGCTCGCGCTGCGGCTGCCGCCCAAGGTGGACTCCACCGCCGGGGAGACGCCGACGACCCTCTCACTCGACGACACCGGCCCGATCATCCGCAAGACCAGCGTCGGCCCGGCCGTGGTCGCGGCACTGCGGGCCAACGGCGGGGTCCGGGCCTTCTCCGGCTTCCTCACGATGTTCCTGGCCTTCCTGCTGCGCGAGCACCCGGTCGGTGACCTCGACGACACGGTGGCCTTCGGGCTGGTGGCCGGCGCCGCCGCCGTCGGCAGCTTCACCGGCACGACGATCGGCTCCAGGCTCCGCACCCGCGCCCCCGAGCTCGTCATCGTCGTGGTCCTGACGATCCTGACCGTCGCAGCGGCCGCCGGGGCCCTCTTCTACGGCGTCGTCTCGGTCGTGGCGGTGGCCCTCGCGGCCGGGCTCGCCCAGTCGCTGGGCAAGCTGTCGCTGGACGCCGTCGTCCAGCGCGACGTGCCGGAGGCGGTGCGCACCTCGGCCTTCGCCAGGTCCGAGACGCTGCTGCAGCTGTCATGGGTGGTCGGCGGCGGAGTGGGCATCGTCCTCCCGTTGAACGGCGCGCTGGGACTGGGGCTGGCGGCGCTCGGGCTGGTGGTGATGCTCGTGCTGACCGTCCGGGCGGTGCGGGCCCTGCCACCGACGAGGTCGACCCGGTCGGCGCGCACGACGGGGCCCGCCCCGTCGTAG
- a CDS encoding DUF3027 domain-containing protein produces MTTRTPTTAPSPATDAVLIGAVDVARAAAEETAAPGQVGEHLGADAEGERLVTHRFACLDPAYQGWHWAVTVARVPRGRSVTVCDSVLLPGPAALLAKAWVPWSRRLAPGDLGVGDLLPTDADDDRLEPGYTAAGPDSRDEDADGIDDDSDRVAVWELGLGRPRVLSPLGRDDAVDRWYSGDSGPTAPVAEAAPAQCATCGFVTPLAGSLRRVFGVCANAYSPSDGRVVSYDHGCGAHSELAVLPAPVEVTPPLVDELGYDVIAVRPSDHPPGSVDDAADTGDTEELGHS; encoded by the coding sequence GTGACGACCCGGACCCCGACCACGGCCCCCTCACCCGCCACCGACGCGGTGCTGATCGGCGCGGTCGACGTCGCCCGGGCAGCGGCGGAGGAGACCGCGGCCCCCGGCCAGGTCGGTGAGCACCTCGGCGCCGACGCCGAGGGTGAGCGCCTCGTCACCCACAGGTTCGCCTGCCTCGACCCGGCCTACCAGGGCTGGCACTGGGCGGTGACCGTCGCCCGGGTGCCGCGCGGCCGCAGCGTCACCGTGTGCGACAGCGTCCTGCTCCCCGGCCCGGCGGCCCTGCTGGCCAAGGCCTGGGTGCCGTGGAGCCGGCGCCTGGCGCCGGGCGACCTCGGCGTCGGCGACCTGCTGCCCACCGACGCCGACGACGATCGCCTGGAGCCCGGCTACACCGCGGCCGGTCCGGACAGCCGCGACGAGGATGCGGACGGCATCGACGACGACTCCGACCGGGTCGCCGTGTGGGAGCTCGGTCTCGGCCGGCCGCGGGTCCTGTCCCCGCTCGGCCGCGACGATGCCGTCGACCGCTGGTACTCCGGCGACAGCGGGCCGACCGCCCCGGTCGCCGAGGCCGCGCCGGCCCAGTGCGCCACCTGCGGCTTCGTCACCCCGCTCGCGGGCTCGCTGCGCCGGGTGTTCGGTGTCTGCGCCAACGCGTACTCGCCCAGCGACGGCCGGGTCGTGTCCTACGACCACGGGTGCGGTGCCCACTCCGAGCTCGCCGTGCTGCCGGCGCCCGTCGAGGTCACGCCGCCCCTCGTCGACGAGCTCGGCTACGACGTCATCGCGGTGCGGCCGTCGGACCACCCGCCGGGTTCCGTCGACGACGCGGCCGACACCGGTGACACCGAAGAGCTCGGCCACTCCTGA